In Microcaecilia unicolor chromosome 1, aMicUni1.1, whole genome shotgun sequence, the following are encoded in one genomic region:
- the ZNF804B gene encoding zinc finger protein 804B: protein MCGNKGIEKRSTSRVIEGYSGKEKAIANALEDLKANFYCELCDKQYHKHQEFDNHINSYDHAHKQRLKELKQREFARNVASKSWKDEKKQEKALKRLYQLAELRKQSECASRSDPLFKALRTAIEKCPQEEMITYKDSRCTAGTKYALLREGENLSNRLSVKQQELSQSIDPLHVQSCPLPSNPIARPSSGSHRAGVSFCFSKKALLKLESSASVFHENTEETNDCCKPHHPKASQPVESIRPLAYIGDDSEEGKGKTDSTEADIPPATTQMLKESKVDNKGTEAIGSDQVLNSVEIDGSEVDLASSAKETEKGKECNRAEKWKECNRAEKSSQADVSNQRQVNNLFTQQNSNQHSDNVLIDQLTEFSLRKTTDQENASELNFNHNVVKIEKTLETSNIVFGSKETDTSNPLINDTNPETSFLHVLSKDGNTSLQWPTELLLFTKTQPTISYGCNPLYFDFKLFKTRKTTKRDEVNTENNEELLKTESMIKNENSSLLRDINMPIKKDKIKCPLKELPQEKCESNKNNIETKESRLETSKYLNENAPKQILYPEDQQNVVVIQNCSEAQKQKISLKRHLDDHENIVLRGINARNSIFCLNNKAKKLRTSKCGLINLETKYETQECCKSPLKEYDHNNGISDDENDAHDNYVSDKSSSYSRSPDCENNESSIQDCRYSSSGWHSTYSDTSVVSTTSSYTNAFSDHNSSHQNTRNHTSFFCERKYNAMEGLNIRQNYTLSSDDEHGHFFHTSQRVKDNIKTQKHKISRKNSKQSSHHRCTSKQSKNGQPHYCRKYKDRRESDFLERSHSKPVSSSGCSGYRRSGCSSSGSFSKAKVHFLHKINRERNIGTNSTMGKEEPLHDNIHNTALHSKNYDRLYINSLENNTVEEKISSIEDSLLEKAQSNKQEEKVNTPEGKKYSESFYNIKLPPSARGPKIIPLQETVSLVNERSIKNNEADTIENGVNKNRVGESQKYELNVTTSTDCNNSFLKDIIQIETECHCGGAEIQKAAEGPLISQVQPFIQSCDPIPTDFHGAFQSKNYSVSTNSVDTKEEQRRLTEENMSSCQSEGNSDHCYDRSMQSYVDEDHELQDHNKSVSPLAPQTITFSPDEVDKYRILQMQAQQHMQKQFFSKHLKVVPATAPAAFSTTSTFQPVPIQHHASITTIHHSFLQHYTHPAPVHHRNSHFPLTHIYPHSHSHFIPISLSALTPTIIPTHPAFLTGYPIHLLSATAIHPSQLTMQPFPHTAFIPTLIAPHLGTGVASSIHLHPIIHPMFHGQDFHHHSGFGHSHS, encoded by the exons AGattaaaagaattaaaacaaaGGGAATTTGCTCGTAATGTTGCTTCAAAGTCCTGGAAAGAtgagaaaaaacaagaaaaagcgCTCAAGCGACTCTATCAACTTGCAGAGCTGCGTAAGCAGTCAGAATG TGCTTCAAGGAGTGACCCACTATTTAAAGCTCTCAGAACAGCTATTGAGAAGTGTCCTCAGGAAGAAATGATCACATATAAGGATAGCAGGTGTACAGCAGGCACCAAATATGCTCTCTTGCGTGAAGGAGAAAATCTTTCCAACAGACTGTCAGTAAAACAACAGGAGCTCTCTCAAAGCATAGACCCATTGCATGTTCAGAGCTGCCCCTTACCTAGCAATCCAATCGCTCGACCCAGCAGTGGAAGTCACAGGGCAGGtgtctcattttgtttttctaaaaaagCGCTACTGAAGCTAGAGTCATCAGCATCAGTTTTCCATGAGAACACGGAGGAAACAAATGATTGTTGCAAGCCACACCACCCTAAGGCAAGCCAACCTGTGGAAAGCATTAGGCCTCTTGCATACATAGGAGATGATTCAGAAGAGGGCAAAGGTAAAACTGACAGCACTGAGGCAGACATTCCACCTGCAACAACTCAGATGTTAAAAGAAAGTAAAGTTGACAATAAAGGAACTGAAGCAATTGGCAGCGATCAGGTTCTAAACTCAGTTGAAATAGATGGTTCAGAAGTAGATTTAGCTAGTTCTGCAAAGGAAAcagagaaagggaaggaatgCAATAGAGCTGAGAAGTGGAAGGAATGCAATAGAGCTGAGAAGTCTTCACAGGCTGATGTTTCTAATCAGCGCCAGGTAAACAATTTGTTCACACAGCAAAATAGCAACCAGCACAGTGATAATGTGTTAATAGATCAGCTAACTGAGTTTTCTTTGCGAAAGACTACCGATCAGGAAAATGCATCTGAGCTAAATTTTAACCACAATGTGGTCAAAATAGAAAAAACCCTTGAGACTTCAAATATTGTCTTTGGAAGCAAAGAAACTGACACGAGCAATCCACTAATTAATGATACTAATCCTGAAACATCTTTTCTTCATGTGCTGAGTAAAGATGGCAACACTTCTCTCCAATGGCCCACAGAGCTGCTTCTATTTACAAAAACCCAACCAACTATTTCCTATGGCTGCAATCCACTGTATTTTGATTTTAAGCttttcaaaacaagaaaaacTACTAAAAGAGATGAAGTAAACACAGAGAACAACGAGGAACTTTTGAAAACCGAGTCTATGATTAAGAATGAAAACTCAAGTTTACTGAGAGACATAAACATGCCAATTAAAAAGgataaaataaaatgtccattaaAGGAATTGCCCCAAGAAAAATGTGAATCGAACAAAAATAATatagaaacaaaggaaagcagactAGAAACTTCAAAATATTTAAATGAAAATGCACCTAAACAGATTCTGTACCCAGAGGACCAACAAAACGTTGTGGTTATACAAAATTGTTCTGAGGCACAAaagcaaaaaatatctttaaaaagacATTTAGATGATCATGAAAATATAGTATTGCGTGGCATAAATGCAAGAAATTCAATTTTCTGTTTAAACAATAAAGCTAAAAAGTTGAGAACATCAAAGTGTGGTTTAATTAATTTAGAAACTAAGTATGAAACCCAAGAATGCTGCAAATCCCCTCTAAAAGAATATGATCACAATAATGGAATTAGTGATGATGAAAATGACGCACATGATAACTATGTCAGTGATAAATCAAGTTCTTACAGCAGATCCCCAGATTGTGAAAATAATGAAAGCTCTATACAAGACTGCAGGTACTCATCTTCTGGATGGCATTCTACTTATTCTGACACCTCCGTTGTCAGTACAACATCTAGTTACACAAATGCATTTTCTGATCACAATTCAAGTCACCAAAATACTAGAAATCATACATCTTTTTTCTGCGAGAGAAAATATAATGCAATGGAAGGGTTGAACATAAGGCAAAACTATACCCTCTCTTCAGATGATGAACATGGCCACTTTTTTCATACAAGTCAGAGAGTTAAAGATAACATTAAAACTCAAAAGCACAAAATATCTAGAAAGAATTCCAAGCAAAGTTCTCACCATAGATGTACATCAAAGCAGAGTAAAAATGGTCAACCGCATTACTGCCGAAAATACAAGGACAGAAGAGAGAGTGATTTCTTGGAAAGGTCACACTCAAAACCAGTAAGCAGCAGTGGATGTTCTGGCTACAGAAGATCAGGATGCAGCAGTTCAGGATCCTTCTCAAAAGCAAAGGTGCATTTTTTGCATAAGATCAATAGGGAGAGAAACATCGGCACCAATAGCACTATGGGAAAAGAGGAACCATTACATGATAACATTCATAACACTGCCCTCCACTCAAAAAACTATGATAGACTTTATATAAATTCATTGGAAAATAATACTGTGGAGGAGAAAATATCATCAATAGAGGACTCACTTTTGGAAAAAGCACAGTCTAATAAACAAGAAGAAAAAGTAAACACTCCTGAAGGGAAAAAATATTCGGAGAGTTTCTACAACATTAAGCTTCCACCATCAGCAAGGGGCCCAAAAATCATACCTTTGCAGGAGACAGTATCATTGGTTAATGAACGTAGCATAAAGAACAATGAAGCTGATACAATTGAAAATGGAGTCAATAAAAATAGGGTTGGAGAGTCACAAAAATATGAACTAAATGTGACTACTTCTACGGATTGTAATAATAGTTTTTTAAAAGACATTATTCAAATAGAAACTGAATGTCATTGTGGGGGTGCAGAAATTCAGAAAGCTGCAGAAGGACCCTTAATTAGTCAAGTACAACCTTTTATACAAAGCTGTGACCCAATCCCCACTGATTTCCATGGTGCTTTTCAATCTAAAAATTATTCTGTTTCAACTAATTCAGTAGACACCAAAGAAGAACAAAGAAGACTGACTGAAGAGAATATGAGCTCCTGTCAGAGCGAAGGGAATTCAGATCACTGTTATGATAGATCTATGCAGAGCTATGTTGATGAAGACCATGAGCTACAAGACCATAATAAATCAGTCTCTCCCTTAGCCCCACAGACTATAACATTTTCACCCGATGAAGTAGACAAATACAGGATACTACAAATGCAGGCACAGCAGCACATGCAGAAACAGTTCTTTTCAAAGCATCTTAAAGTTGTACCTGCTACAGCACCAGCAGCCTTCTCCACGACATCAACATTTCAACCAGTTCCTATTCAGCACCATGCTTCCATAACAACAATCCACCATTCCTTTTTGCAGCATTATACTCACCCAGCTCCAGTCCATCATCGTAACAGTCATTTCCCTTTGACTCACATCTACCCCCATTCCCACTCACATTTCATACCCATTTCACTTTCAGCCTTAACGCCAACCATCATTCCTACTCATCCTGCTTTCCTGACAGGGTACCCAATACATTTACTGTCTGCTACAGCCATTCATCCTTCCCAGCTGACCATGCAGCCGTTTCCACATACAGCATTTATACCAACATTGATCGCACCACATCTTGGTACAGGAGTTGCTTCCTCCATACATTTACATCCTATAATCCATCCCATGTTCCACGGGCAAGATTTTCATCATCATTCAGGTTTTGGCCATTCCCACTCATAA